TAATACTTCCTGCTCAGTACTAAAACAGTACACAGAGTTTACACGAAGCAGGATTTGGGTTCAGTGAGGTAACTTTGTGTTTAGTCGTGGGTTTTAAGGATGATGGTGGTGCAGCAGCATGGTAACTGAAGCTGCACATCTAACCTGCTCCTGATTACGCCATGTTCAACATAACAATGTGTATGAAAGTACCGTCTACCGACCAGTCAACCTTTTAGGAAATGGCATCATTATTCCTGGAAGATCCCATGCAGCTCAGTGTGCAGATGGTGAGAGATTCTTCTAGCAGGGCAGGACTTTTTTAAAGAGCATCTGGGAGCACAGATATGAGAGATATAGATTTTTAGTGGGGGGAAGTCCAGTCTTCCTAGCTTATCAGTGGCCCTGATAAGCCCTTTAacttacacattcacacagtctgTTGTTTCttattctcttttctttctggttttgACTGCAGTAGCTGTGTTTCTTTGAGTCTGTATTATGTTTTCAGTAGACAAAGGAGAGAGATTATTGACTTTGCATTTTTCAGATGGCCAGAAACACAGCTCTAACTGAATTCtctgcagaaacaaacactACAACTCTTCAAAAATAGATAATAATTATATCcatattgtttttatatttacatgtaaaaatgaaTGACATTGTTTTCCAGTCATTGCTGCTTGTATTGTGTCAAACACTGACCAAATTTTTCAAGAATGCTAGAAGAATTTGTCTCATTGCTGCTTCATGAGTAACTCTTTTGTGGCTTTGGAGTTGGCCAGTCAAAACACAGCAAACTGATAGTTGCAgaaaactgactttaaaaaGATTTACATGACCTAAGAGTTTGGTGTTCATTGTCAGTatgtatgaaattttcagttagCAGGAAATCATTTAATTCAATGTTGGTGTGAAAAGTGTTCCTTAATGGAGCTTTAATCGCACTCTCCACCTTGGGAtaagtcgtgtgtgtgtgtgtgtgtgtgtgtgtgtgtgtgtgtgtgtgtgtgtgtgtgtgtgtgtgtgtgtgtgtgtgtgtgtgtgtgtgtgtgtgtgtgtgtgagtgacagTGGACTGACTTGGCCATGTCACTGGCTGTATATCTCTCAGCAGGCAGTGGGAAATGAGGTCTAATCGGAGGGATATTAAAGTCACAATAGACTGCTCCTGCTATTAAGGCCTGTCAGCCTTGGCCTCCTCTCTCACCTTGATATCTCTCAGTCTCTGAATATTTATATGCCTACCTCAGGGGCTACTTACACAGTGcaatgtttctttgtgtgtgtgtgtgtgtgtgtgtgtgtgtgtgtgtgtgtgtgtgtgtgtgtgtgcgcgcgcgcgcgcgcttGTGCATCAAGCAAGAAATTTATCATTGCTGTCGCTACTCAAGCACTTTGAATATGTTTATGAGCATGTGTATCATTCGGTCTGTGCTCATGAGGTCCACCTTTCTGTCCTCTAATCTCCAGGTGCAGTGGGGGCGAGGTTGCTCTCAGGTCAGAACAAACCCGTCACCATGGATGTGGATGAGGAAGAGAATATGAGTGAGTCCACTCTGATTCTTCTCATTTGTctttccgtctgtctgtcttcctgtctGTGCAATACCTGGTCTCTACATTTAAGCGTCTGCCTGTACTTACTGTATGtttccctcctttctgtctGCGCGCATGTCTTCCTTTGTGtgtcctcctgtctttctctgctgtgtaatCAGTGTGAACAGATTTTGCTTGCTTTTATTATGCAAGTATTTTCATACTGCTTAgccaacatttaataaaaaataatgtgcaacACAGGGCAAAATAGATTAAAATCTaacatataaatatgttttgaaaaatgtgtttggaaAACCAAAAGTACTGTTCACCTGTTGTGTCATGAATTACGTTCACGTTTAAAGGCTCCATCTGTCAAGTTCTGTCCAAGGATGGTGCTGTGATTTGTCCTCACCTGAACTGAGGCACACAGCattgcatgcacacacaaatacactgtGCTGATGTTACAGAAACTTTCTAGAGAATCATTACATCCGAGATGCTTCAGGTCAAATTTCAGATTTCCTCCACCTTgatttttctcttcaaaaaCTCCTCTTCACTCCAACTTATTGAAATTTAATTAGACACTTTGGTTTGAACTCAGTAACTGAGGCTCAGAAGGCACAGAAAGACACGACAGAATGTGTTTCCTCACACCTCCAACAATTTTGAACCCACATTCAAAGGTAGCTGTCATTCTAGCAGTGCCCTAACCTGCAATACAAACCAGCAGTTCTAGTTATAGTGCCATACTTGGTGTTTTTGCTCTGTAGAAAGTATGTTTTATGTGTTAACTCAAATAAGCCATTGCAAAATAGGCTTTGTTGTCTTCCAACGCTTCTGAAGCCTCTTTCGCACATTTTTACTGGCAGTCAAAAGATATATTTGAAGATAAAAAGTAGTCCAAGCTTACACAAGCCAGTTTCTTTAATACTAAGGGAACACcagaggaaaacatgaaagaCCTTTTCACTTTTATGTGACAACCTTAGCAGCTCTTGAAATTCTTTAATCGCAAAAATCATCCCAAATCAAAACCCCAGCAAACAAGTCCCACTTAAAATGAAGTTGTGATAAAAGACTTTTTTCAGCAGTATTTGGTTCATGCAGCCCCCACAGGGGATTTTAACTCAGAAAGATCCAAGCATAaggagtctttttttgtctttgtgtaaaTAATGGATGCTGATTACACAAAACTGGGCATGATAATGACCACAAATGCATGTGTGCCATATTTCTATGCATGGCTGTTGCTCTGTGGCTTTTGTCCTCTGATCTGCTCCTAGGCTCTTGAGTTCTGCTGGATATCCATCCTGCAAATTCATTGTGCTGTAAAATATATAGGATTAATTTGAACCCTTTagacaaaatgtacattttgtgtATTGAATAATTAATTTTGGAATGGAGAAAGGGAGCTCCAGATTTTTCTGTGTGCcattttagtcactgtttttgTGTAGCATGCCAGAGTTTTCAgtatgtgtttccttttttaaattggCTTCTTGCTTACTTATAATTAAAACTACTTTAGGAGACATGCCTATCACAAGAAAACATGcatattaaaatatgttgtgcAACAACTTCAGTGAAAATACTCAAATTGCAGTAGTTCATCGCTTGAACCACCACACTACATACTGTATCTTTTGAAATGATACATTTGTAATGACAGTATAATTCCCTGTTTAACTGGTACCATTGTCCACCACAGCTAAATCACTGAACTACAGTATCAGTGGTGGTTAAACGTCATTGGTGATGACAGTGCACCTGTCAAATCCAAAAATTTCACCTATCAGCATTCTGATAGGTGACAGTTCTTTTTGGCTACTCATAAGTTTATTTGCCAACACAAATACCAATTTGCAGAatgcatgaacacacaaaaacatattgCATGTATTCAGCTCATGAACAGAAGGATgtggagtttgtgtttgtgatctTAGcaacaaatgctttttttcgTGCCTTGAGACATGTCAGTTGCACTATGCAGACAGTAACGGCATGTCAGTACATTTTGCAACCTAAAACACTGTGTTCTCTGACAAGCTCCATGGGGGGATCTCAGAGGCGCAGGGTCTTATGAATGGCACCTCATTAGAAAGTTTTTTTATTCCGATTTTCCTCATTTGAAATACGACAGtcattcttttaaaaacttgatGTATAAGGAGTAAACAACATTTTAGCCTTCCACCGTGTCACCAGTCAAGCCTTTAGGATCCTGCAGTAGGTGGAGTCTTCTCCTTCTGCCTCTTTGATGTACTCTCCTTTTTGCCTGGTCCTCAGCTCCTCCCCCTGCACTACTCCCCTGCACTCCCTCAACCCAACCTACAATCCCACTCATGCACACTGCGGCCTCTCTTTCTCCTGAGTACCGCAAGGAGTAACCTATCAAGCCTTTGCTGAAGGATGttataaatgaaaatttttGCCAATATTCCATCCACTTTGTTAACTGGATTCAGTGATATGTGTTCCCCAGTACAGTGTATTTCAGAACCTGCGGTTTAAACTGAACATGTAATATGTTCTTTATGGGCAATCAAGCTATTGAAAACTTATCGAGTGGAAGAGGAACAGTTCTGTTTGTGCACgtatgtgcgagtgtgtgtgagtgtgtgtgtgagcgtgtgtgtgtgtgtgtgtgtgtgtgtgtgtgtgtgtgtgtgtgtgtgtgtgtgtgtgtgtgtgtgtctattttgAGTGTTGATATGTGTGCTCATGTCTATGTGCATTTATGTCTGAGACCCACAACACTGTGTAACCTGTAAAGTGTACACTAGTTGTTTCACTTGAAAAGACATTTCTCCCACTTTCCCTTGACTCTCACAATAACAAGCTTTTCTAACTACAACTTTAATTTTGAAGACATATAAAGAGTTTAATATCAAAATTAAATACAACTTGACCCCAAAAATCCTCAACAATGCTTAGAATATTGGCAAATAATACTTCTGGTAACATACCATCTCTAAAAAGGACAATACATGTCTTGATGTTCTGCGATTTATTGTAATATCAACAGACTGTAGGTAATAtgttcaaaaataattaaaagccAACTTCTCTTGCCTTGATAAAGGAACACAAATCATTGGTTCAGTTCCAAAGAGTGATAAAGGAATCTATAAATTTTGCATTTACAAGATCCTGCAACGAAGGCGTTGTAAGTTACTCTTTCTGGGCACCGCAGGTTCAAGCAGCACCGACGTTAAGGAAAACCGAAACCTGGACAACGTGTCCTGCAAAGACGGGGTGGGAGTGGCTGAGCAGCTCCCCAATGGAAGCGGCCTGGGCAGTCGAAAGCGTCCCTTAGAAGAGGGAAACAATGGCCACACACATTCCAAGTTCCGAGCCAAGAAACGCAAGAAAACACCAGGGCCAGTCTTGCCCAAGAACGCTCTGATGCAGCTGAATGAAATCAAACCAGGTCTGCAGTACAAACTGCTGTCTCAGACAGGACCAGTCCATGCACCAGTTTTTGTCATGACTGTGGAGGTCAATGGACAGATGTTTGAGGGCATGGGCCCAACCAAGAAGAAAGCTAAACTGAATGCAGCTGAGAAAGCACTGCGTTCCTTTGTCCAGTTCCCCAATGCATCTGAGGCACACCTGGCCATGGGCCGAACACTGACAGTGAACACAGACTTTACATCTGACCAAGCTGACTTCCCAGACATGCTCTTCAATGGCTTTGAGACACCAGCCGCACCTGAAGAATCCTTCTATCTAGGCTCCAATGGTAGCAGCTCCCTAAATTCACTAGGAGAGTACCCACTGCCCACACCACCCGGCAGCAACCTTGTCCAAGCCCCATTGCCCCCTCCATCTGCATTCAGCTCGCCCTCCAGTGGTAAAAACCCAGTCATGATCCTTAATGAGCTCAGGCCAGGCCTCAAATATGACTTTGTCTCAGAGAGCGGTGAGAGTCATGCCAAGAATTTTGTGATGTCAGTAACGGTGGATACACAGACGTTTGAAGGCTCAGGGCGCAACAAGAAGCTAGCTAAAGCCCGGGCAGCACAAGCCGCCCTATCTGCTCTGTTCAACATGCAGCTAGACCAGACACCATCCCGGCAACCCATTCCACGGGAGGGATTGCAGCTTCATCTACCCCAGGTAAGATACTTCTTTGATCGGTCAGAGAAGCCCTTACTTTACCAGCTGTGTACTTGAGGATGTAGCAAAATTTTCTCAATGCATTACAAATAACCAGCAATTCTTGTtgcattaataataaattagtacaatgataaaataataaaaaatagtaaaCATATTGGAATAACTCTACTTGCAAAAGCAGAAATCTACATAATCATACTTTGCATTACAGTCCATGAAATTTTAAGGTTACACCTATGGTTACTTTGAATGACTGCTAAATAGGACTGTTTTATAATGCATAAGGATATACAAAACACGTGTGCTTTCTCACAACAGTTGTACTGATTATCTATTTTAGGCATGACATAATGAGTGTGTAGATACAATACAGGGCTTTTAATTTGAAGGCTGTCAATAGTCAATATGGGACACATTGAATTGACTTtcctattttttaaagaaattataaacacaaaatgtctacCACTGGAAGTATCTGAAAGGTATGCAAGTCCCAGATCAGTTtgtaaagataagataagttctttatttctccccactccaggggaaatttacattgttacagcagctttatttacaatatatacaagggtgaaaaaaatttttaacagaaaaaataaaaataaagtttaaaagtgcaaagatgtgcagtgcaagaatgtctgtgcaaattttatggtttggggtggtcatgatatagtccagtttatgttaacatcagccagtgatgctgatgttgtaaagtcttacagcagatggaatgaaggacctttCTCATTACATTGCTTTTTAAAGAATGCCGTGGCATTTTCTGCCTTCATTAAAGCTGTTATTGGATGACTTGCATGAATCATGCATTGCTCTGAAACAGATTTTAGAAAGAGTCAAGAATGACATAATTAACAAAGACTTAGATGGACCTTCTAAGCAGATGGAGCTAGAAGGTTTTAAAAGCCATCTTTTTAGACACTGCATTGGAttctaataatcattatcatgCAGATAATCAAGATCAGATCTTATTCACCGACTGTCTAGGTTACTTGCACTTTTCTTCTTGGTAATGCACAAACCTTCAGATGACTTATGGCAATCTCTGTAATGAATAATGATTCCAGAATGAATAGCTGTCGATGAAATAAAGTCATCATACTAAGCTGTGAAAAAGGATGTGGCTAGAACCTTTAAGGAAAGCACTCCTCTGGACCTTTTATTGGGTTCCAAAGAGGGTTGACTCCACGctgctccacctgtcaaacTCTGCTGTTGTACTAGGTTATCATTAAAATCTCATTCACGTCAGGTTAGCAGGCACTAAGGGAAGGTGGTACCTCTAGATGCCACAGTAGAGGTGACTGGCAGTGTGTGAAGAGAGATAACACAACCAGCAAAGCTAATCAGCTCGACACACTGTCAACAGTCCCTCCCCAAAgccttttcttctctctttacTCACTCTCTCCACTTGTCAGCTGATTTATTCAACAAGCACCCCATTTTAATGATAGCACCCCCTCTAATTGCTCTATTAATTCTGTGTCACTTGATATTTAATTTCTGCAGCCTGTTTCCATGTGGCAAGATGATAATGGGGCAGAATGGGTCCACTGCTGTcgcaaaaaaaaagcttaagatttttgttttagagcttgaatttgttttttaatgcttaagcaattttcaaagaaaatggtATAGTGCAGTAAAGAGTAGTAGGAGTACAGATAAAAGTATGCTTTTGCACATCACTGAACAGTTTTGGGCATATGTAAGAACAAAAGTAAGCGATCTGTATTTTTGCACCCCTAGAGAATAAAAGTCATAAATGACCTTGGCATTGGAAAGTCAAATGATCTGGCTATGAGTGGGTGACTCTGAAGTAGCAGGGAAGTAATATTGGACTAATCTCTTTAATTTGTGATCATCCAGCCGTCATCTCTCCTCCTGGTTGTCGTCATTTTCCATCACATTAGCAATGGATAAAGAGCCAGCTAGGGGAGCTGGCTGTCCAAGAACAAAAGATGTGTGAAGTTCACTTTAGTTTCCCCCAGAATCTGAACTGGAGTTTTAAAACCTTGTGGACTGTCAATGAGCGCTTTGTTCGCATCTGTTCCTCAGGcttacttgtttgttttttgcttttcctgTGATTCACTGTCAGTGGGGAGACGGTAAATTATAACTGTCATGCCCAACTCAAACAGCGTTGCTTGAAAGATGGTTAGGTATACCTCAGGGGGTCAACCCAGTTTCACTTGTTGCTGTTTCAACGCACTGACTCTTGCTTGAAGCTGAATGCGAAGACTGTGACAGATACATAGTGCTCTTGGGGAGGATAACATCAGACATGCTTTGTAAGCTGACATATCTGACACAGGCTCGTGTTTGTGcggctgcgtgtgtgtgtgtgtgtgtgtgtcttcctgttgtgtgtctgcatgcgTGTCTGTGATGTATGTGTGATTCCAGGTTCTGGCTGATGCCGTCTCTCGCTTGGTGGTGGATAAGTTCAGTGAGCTGACAGACAACTTCACCTCCCCCCATGCACGACGAAAAGTCCTAGCAGGGGTCGTCATGACAACAGGTAGAATTGGAGGAAGAGATGGTTGGTGCTTTTAtgcttaaaaaatacagaatacagTCAGATTTTGATTATTCTGCAAAGGAAAACtcaggtatagatagatagatagatagatagatagatagctagatagatagatagatagatagatagatagatagatagatagatagatagatagatagatagatagatagatagatagatagatagatagatagatagatagatagaaaaaaaagcttttctttcaaaaatgggccatttctatgtgaccccaaacttttgaacggtaatgtagaAAGAAATACGTTTATATTTCTACTTCactgaacattttttacataaaaaatatatgatGAGCTTCACAAATCTGCAGAATACAACAACAATGAATAGCACATAATGTGTAAAATGCACAGTATTTGCATTACCTTGACAAGCTAgacagtaaaatatgttttacccATTACTGCATCAGGATTAAATAATCTAATTACATAGAACAGCAAAATGCTCATAGTTGTCATTATTCTGCATTACATAATTTCAAACTCTAActgtaaatgcattttgttATCATCACTTTTGAACTTCGTTCTTTATAATGCAGGACATTTACTTTACAGATTATTTTTGTACAGTGTGATATTGCCAGTTTTATTTAAAGTCACTATCCTTAATACTTGTATAATAACTATGCAATAAATAATGATATGTAAGCAATGTGACAATATAAATGGGGTGATTCATAATGATGAACCCACAGTCTGTTATCGCCCAAATCCGTAGCGCACCCCCATCTGTACAGAGCTTTATTGTGATtgtcagctcattgttttgctgCCTGGCCTGCACCTTCACTGTTTTGATTCAGCCCAGCTGAATTCATAACGCCACTGTCAGACACAGAAGGGAGCAGTTGTTTTTAGTGTACACTACCTGTTCTGcactaaatgacaaacacaGTTGGACCCAAAAAAACTGGCCTAAAAGAGAATGTATCGGTGGCCATAAACACAACTCCAAAAAATAGTAATGTTACTCCATAACTCTTAGATTTAAGTAAGTAATCATAAATCATCTGAATAATTCCTTCATCGTGACCTATAGTCATGTTGAGGCCAGCAAAAAAATCTGTCGCTTTTGACCGTTTGATGATGTTAACCACAGCTATGACTTAAATCACATAGCAACTACAGAACTTTCCAATCAGAATGCAATTATTGTAGCCTCCCAAAAGCcctaaaaacataatttagaCCACATGAACAGTATGCACTTTAACAGCGCGTGTTCATTGGCCTTTGTTCCCTTTCGACCTCCAACAGGGACAGATGTGAAGGAAGCACAGGTCATTTGTGTCTCCACGGGAACCAAATGCATCAACGGTGAGTACATGAGCGACCGCGGCCTGGCGCTCAATGACTGCCACGCTGAGATAATCGCCCGACGCTCGCTCATCAGGTACCTC
This DNA window, taken from Amphiprion ocellaris isolate individual 3 ecotype Okinawa chromosome 11, ASM2253959v1, whole genome shotgun sequence, encodes the following:
- the adarb1b gene encoding double-stranded RNA-specific editase 1 isoform X2, which produces MDVDEEENMSSSSTDVKENRNLDNVSCKDGVGVAEQLPNGSGLGSRKRPLEEGNNGHTHSKFRAKKRKKTPGPVLPKNALMQLNEIKPGLQYKLLSQTGPVHAPVFVMTVEVNGQMFEGMGPTKKKAKLNAAEKALRSFVQFPNASEAHLAMGRTLTVNTDFTSDQADFPDMLFNGFETPAAPEESFYLGSNGSSSLNSLGEYPLPTPPGSNLVQAPLPPPSAFSSPSSGKNPVMILNELRPGLKYDFVSESGESHAKNFVMSVTVDTQTFEGSGRNKKLAKARAAQAALSALFNMQLDQTPSRQPIPREGLQLHLPQVLADAVSRLVVDKFSELTDNFTSPHARRKVLAGVVMTTGTDVKEAQVICVSTGTKCINGEYMSDRGLALNDCHAEIIARRSLIRYLYTQLEFFLSNKEDHQKSIFVQCDKGGYRLKDNVQFHLYISTSPCGDARIFSPHEAGVEDQGDRHPNRKARGQLRTKIESGEGTIPVRSSNTIQTWDGVLQGERLLTMSCSDKIARWNVVGIQGSLMSYFTEPIYFSSIILGSLYHADHLSRAMYQRIADIEDLPQQFTLNRPLLSGISNAEARQPGKAPNFSVNWTVGDQALEVINATTGKDDMGRASRLCKHALYSRWVRLHSKLSSILRIKVLKPSSYHEAKQAATEYHSAKQALIKAFHKAGLGAWVKKPIEQDQFTLSS
- the adarb1b gene encoding double-stranded RNA-specific editase 1 isoform X1 — encoded protein: MALLTNGAQNLGSYYCLIRRRFKRRRKKRSERKGAVGARLLSGQNKPVTMDVDEEENMSSSSTDVKENRNLDNVSCKDGVGVAEQLPNGSGLGSRKRPLEEGNNGHTHSKFRAKKRKKTPGPVLPKNALMQLNEIKPGLQYKLLSQTGPVHAPVFVMTVEVNGQMFEGMGPTKKKAKLNAAEKALRSFVQFPNASEAHLAMGRTLTVNTDFTSDQADFPDMLFNGFETPAAPEESFYLGSNGSSSLNSLGEYPLPTPPGSNLVQAPLPPPSAFSSPSSGKNPVMILNELRPGLKYDFVSESGESHAKNFVMSVTVDTQTFEGSGRNKKLAKARAAQAALSALFNMQLDQTPSRQPIPREGLQLHLPQVLADAVSRLVVDKFSELTDNFTSPHARRKVLAGVVMTTGTDVKEAQVICVSTGTKCINGEYMSDRGLALNDCHAEIIARRSLIRYLYTQLEFFLSNKEDHQKSIFVQCDKGGYRLKDNVQFHLYISTSPCGDARIFSPHEAGVEDQGDRHPNRKARGQLRTKIESGEGTIPVRSSNTIQTWDGVLQGERLLTMSCSDKIARWNVVGIQGSLMSYFTEPIYFSSIILGSLYHADHLSRAMYQRIADIEDLPQQFTLNRPLLSGISNAEARQPGKAPNFSVNWTVGDQALEVINATTGKDDMGRASRLCKHALYSRWVRLHSKLSSILRIKVLKPSSYHEAKQAATEYHSAKQALIKAFHKAGLGAWVKKPIEQDQFTLSS